In one Bactrocera tryoni isolate S06 chromosome 5, CSIRO_BtryS06_freeze2, whole genome shotgun sequence genomic region, the following are encoded:
- the LOC120777450 gene encoding proton-coupled amino acid transporter-like protein pathetic isoform X2, translating into MRDTKITEVTLEQRYKIQPRKDVEQALASPDFDPFAERKVAHPTTDNETLTHLLKASLGTGILSMPIAFMYSGIVLGIFATIFTAFICTHCSYVLVKCAHKLYYKSRRTEMSFAEVAEVAFLNGPKWARGFAPVAKFSILFGLFLTYFGTCSVYTVIVAKNFEQVMEHWLGYQISLRLLISALLIPLILLSWIPNLKYLAPVSMVANLFMGVGLGITFYYLVIDLPPVTTREFANVSTIPAFFAITIFAMEAIGVVMPLENNMEKPRHFLGICGVLSQGMSGVTLIYMALGFLGYLRYGTATEESITLNLPVHEWPAQAVKVLIALAVYCTFGLQFYVCLEIVWDGIKDKCKKRPILVNYVLRTVLVTAAVVLAVSVPTIAPFMGLIGAFCFSILGLIFPVFIELITHWDTGFGAYNWILWKNVIIGFCGVAALIFGSMSAIQDIIKVYSSDPNASVDIQEAINNITTTRL; encoded by the exons TGATAATGAGACTCTCACGCATTTGCTGAAGGCCTCACTGGGCACCGGCATTCTCTCCATGCCGATCGCCTTCATGTACTCAGGCATTGTGCTTGGCATCTTCGCCACCATCTTCACAGCTTTCATCTGTACACACTGCAGTTATGTGCTG GTGAAATGCGCCCACAAACTCTACTACAAGTCGCGTCGCACGGAGATGAGCTTCGCCGAAGTTGCTGAAGTGGCATTTTTGAATGGGCCAAAATGGGCACGTGGTTTTGCGCCAGTTGCCAAATTTTCCATACTGTTCGGACTGTTTTTGACCTACTTCGGCACCTGTTCGGTGTATACCGTTATTGTGGCGAAGAATTTCGAACAG GTCATGGAACATTGGTTGGGCTATCAAATTTCACTGCGCCTGCTCATCTCCGCACTACTCATACCGCTAATTCTACTCTCGTGGATACCGAATCTCAAATACCTCGCACCCGTCTCGATGGTAGCCAATCTCTTTATGGGCGTCGGTCTTGGCATTACATTCTACTATCTCGTCATTGACTTGCCACCGGTAACAACACGCGAATTCGCCAATGTCTCCACCATACCGGCTTTCTTCGCCATCACCATATTCGCCATGGAGGCAATCGGTGTGGTTATGCCGCTGGAGAATAACATGGAGAAACCACGTCACTTCCTCGGCATTTGCGGCGTGTTGAGTCAGGGCATGTCTGGTGTGACTTTGATCTATATGGCGCTCGGTTTTCTCGGCTATCTGCGCTACGGCACAGCAACAGAGGAGAGCATTACTCTGAATCTGCCGGTGCATGAGTG GCCCGCGCAAGCTGTCAAGGTGTTGATCGCTTTGGCTGTGTACTGTACATTCGGTCTGCAATTCTACGTGTGTCTCGAAATTGTCTGGGATGGTATCAAGGATAAGTGCAAAAAGCGTCCAATATTGGTGAATTATGTTTTGAG AACCGTGCTCGTCACTGCCGCCGTTGTATTGGCCGTTTCCGTGCCCACCATAGCGCCGTTTATGGGTCTCATTGGTGCCTTCTGCTTCTCCATACTTGGTCTCATATTCCCC GTTTTTATCGAGCTCATCACCCATTGGGACACCGGTTTCGGTGCCTACAACTGGATTCTATGGAAAAATGTCATCATTGGTTTCTGTGGTGTGGCAGCTCTCATTTTCGGCTCCATGAGCGCCATCCAAGACATTATCAAAGTGTACTCGAGCGATCCCAATGCTAGTGTTGATATACAAGAGGCCATCAACAACATTACAACAACCAGGCTTTAA
- the LOC120777059 gene encoding ionotropic receptor 21a-like — MYLNILPYKKKHFSSNAGYYAIILEQVKENNAAWHIKKILEKMFSRNIIDVIIITPNTEAKGYAVYSFEVFSKEHCRVVKPTIVNRFINGHFNNAELFPNKLTNFHNCSLRVLSRNVPPFFAYHKDTKNGTLVMKGVEAKLLNALAEHLNFRIEPIISPAYECGDVYPNGTMTGPYYLLDQNQVDVLMGYFFYAAHRINFLEEGLSYFTTALVVIVKRHPPPPDLMWMLDPFQLNTWLALLLMIATVILFMCVLHLRYQYGNWLDIIGSIFGEPRAVLTRNYLVRFGITFWYVGFVFISSAYQAKLFVSYNRPSPGLPHTINDLQRNNYTFLVHSTMNLTYWLPDMRIPENRIKWLNSSDVSSIFEELLNSTGNVATLATIARMHYFERKRQIIGAFDQVPETVQLPEICAYFQHHSYLVKPFNKVIAMVRSSGLISRWYGNALTDSNGPLKIQRGGNPKSLDLEKFE; from the exons ATGTACTT AAACATTTTGCCGTACAAAAAGAAGCATTTCAGCAGCAACGCAGGCTACTATGCCATTATCTTAGAACAAGTCAAGGAAAATAATGCTGCCTGGCATATAAAGAAAATTCTAGAAAAAATGTTCTCACGCAACATTATCGATGTAATCATTATAACGCCGAACACCGAAGCCAAAGGCTATGCAGTGTACTCGTTCGAAGTGTTCAGTAAAGAGCACTGCCGCGTTGTAAAGCCGACAATTGTAAATCGTTTTATAAATGGACATTTCAATAACGCCGAActctttccaaataaattgaCAAACTTTCATAATTGCAGCCTACGTGTCTTATCGCGTAATGTGCCGCCATTTTTCGCTTACCATAAAGATACTAAAAACGGTACGCTAGTAATGAAAGGTGTCGAGGCGAAACTATTGAACGCCCTTGCCGAGCATTTGAATTTTCGCATAGAACCGATTATAAGTCCTGCCTATGAATGCGGTGATGTTTATCCCAACGGTACAATGACGGGTCCTTACTATCTACTGGATCAAAACCAGGTTGACGTACTTATGGGTTACTTCTTTTATGCTGCACATCGCATTAACTTCTTGGAGGAGGGTCTATCGTATTTCACCACCGCTTTGGTTGTTATTGTTAAGCGACATCCACCACCGCCCGACCTCATGTGGATGCTGGATCCCTTCCAGTTGAATACTTGGCTAGCGCTGCTGCTGATGATTGCCACCgtcattttatttatgtgtgtcCTACACTTGCGTTATCAATACGGCAATTGGTTGGACATCATTGGCAGCATTTTCGGCGAACCTCGTGCAGTTTTAACCAGAAATTACTTGGTACGCTTCGGTATTACTTTCTGGTACGTCGGCTTTGTGTTTATCAGCAGCGCATATCAAGCAAAATTGTTCGTTTCGTACAATCGGCCGTCACCAGGCTTGCCACACACCATAAACGATTTACAGCGcaataattatacatttttggtGCACAGCACAATGAATCTGACATATTGGCTGCCTGACATGCGTATACCCGAAAACCGCATAAAATGGCTTAATTCTTCAGATGTGAGTTCGATCTTTGAGGAGCTTTTGAATTCGACTGGCAATGTGGCAACACTGGCGACTATTGCGCGTATGCATTACTTTGAACGCAAGCGCCAGATAATTGGCGCTTTCGATCAGGTTCCCGAAACGGTTCAGCTACCGGAGATTTGTGCTTACTTTCAGCATCATTCGTATCTCGTAAAGCCCTTCAACAAAGTCATCGCGATGGTACGCAGTAGTGGCTTAATCTCACGTTGGTATGGCAATGCTCTTACGGATTCCAATGGACCGTTGAAAATACAGCGTGGCGGTAATCCTAAGAGtttggatttggaaaaatttg AATAG